The following coding sequences are from one Portunus trituberculatus isolate SZX2019 chromosome 6, ASM1759143v1, whole genome shotgun sequence window:
- the LOC123518054 gene encoding glycine receptor subunit alpha-4-like isoform X2, whose product MLIQDINSINAADMDFRVDLFLHMTWVDRRLNLSHLASGQAFHTLPSYVIDHIWTPDPYVTNAKDAAITKLTTTYASVTLYRNHTIKYSARVYSTIACQMEFYGYPMDVQTCAMIMQSFMYSSKEVEFDWRKWSPVMINPELRLLQFSLKQPLKNYVNRSTEDELGQKVIQLVVELEFSREIGHHLVQTFVPSFLVVALSWFSFWLGLEAIPGRVTLLVTSLLTITTLFTGIKEGLPPVAYVKAIDVWMAGCMVFIFAALGEFVVVRVLNVMHAAQRLHPSYLPPIPNSPSISPPQPPSPSPSVSSSSFLLPPSTTTPAAPLSQSDKYDQHLRRVTVISHGSRANNTAPTNTNNYNNGLISHHNHHRDHYTRHLHHNTNSRNRKPLDARENGHVGLSVGVGIGSSEDSGGGGTRPGLRSNWDPEAGWMGVGRVAPPTGRPRQQIGRLSLQWIDPKTGEKKILWKEIDKASRVVFPLMFLLFMLIYFPILVSRAF is encoded by the exons ATGCTGATCCAGGACATAAACTCCATCAACGCCGCAGACATGGACTTCAG aGTGGACCTGTTCCTACACATGACCTGGGTGGACCGTCGCTTGAACCTGAGTCACCTCGCCTCGGGTCAAGCCTTCCACACACTGCCCTCCTACGTCATCGACCACATCTGGACCCCTGACCCCTACGTCACCAATGCCAAGGATGCTG cCATCACCAAGCTCACCACAACGTACGCCTCGGTGACACTGTACCGTAACCACACCATCAAGTACTCAGCCCGCGTGTACAGCACCATAGCCTGTCAAATGGAGTTCTATGGTTATCCTATGGACGTGCAGACTTGCGCCATGATCATGCAGAgtt TCATGTATTCCTCTAAGGAGGTGGAGTTTGACTGGAGGAAGTGGTCACCCGTCATGATCAACCCGGAGCTCAGATTGCTGCAGTTCTCACTCAAACAGCCACTCAAGAATTACGTCAACAGGTCCACGGAAGACGAGCTTGGCC AAAAGGTGATCCAGCTGGTGGTGGAGCTGGAGTTTTCGCGAGAGATCGGACACCACTTGGTGCAGACGTTCGTGCCGTCCTTCCTGGTGGTGGCGCTGTCCTGGTTCAGCTTCTGGCTGGGGCTGGAAGCAATACCGGGCCGGGTCACGCTGCTGGTGACCTCCCtgctcaccatcaccacgctCTTCACCGGCATCAAAGAGGGACTGCCGCCTGTCGCTTATGTCAAG GCCATAGACGTGTGGATGGCTGGCTGCATGGTGTTCATCTTTGCCGCCCTGGGAGAGttcgtggtggtgagggtgctgAACGTCATGCACGCCGCCCAGCGCCTCCACCCCTCatacctccctcccatccccaaTTCACCCTCCATCAGCCCGCCCcagcctccatctccctccccatccgtctcctcttcctccttcctcctgccaccctccaccaccacgccagCAGCGcccctg TCCCAGTCCGACAAGTACGACCAGCACCTACGGCGGGTGACCGTCATCTCCCACGGTAGTCGCGCTAACAACACCGCGCcgaccaacaccaacaactacaacaatggCCTCAtcagtcaccacaaccaccaccgcgaCCACTACacccgccacctccaccacaacaccaacagcaggAACCGCAAGCCTCTGGACGCTAGG GAGAACGGACACGTGGGGCTGAGCGTGGGCGTGGGCATAGGCAGTAGTGAGGACAGCGGGGGCGGCGGAACACGGCCTGGCTTACGGTCAAACTGGGATCCTGAGgctgggtggatgggtgtgggtCGTGTGGCGCCACCTACGGGCCGCCCACGCCAGCAGATTGGGCGGCTGAGTCTGCAGTGGATCGATCCAAAGACCGGAGAGAAGAAGATTTTGTGGAAAGAAATTGACAAAGCTTCGAGAGTTGTGTTTCctctcatgtttcttttgttcatGCTGATTTACTTTCCCATCTTGGTGTCCAGggccttttga
- the LOC123517139 gene encoding uncharacterized protein LOC123517139, translating into MPAMTCWDIDVSEPPRDAGASGLSAPPVTLQHVEMHWQPTRGCGATAGSTRHPAPPAKGDGVGVKGPPGLTFQQGRATSSSRPRQSSGELFGEVRKGSSHFPWKESVPNIGEIFEGVSAPYIV; encoded by the exons ATGCCGGCTATGACTTGCTGGGATATTgacg TGAGCGAGCCACCGCGTGACGCTGGAGCCTCAGGCCTCAGTGCCCCGCCCGTCACACTACAGCACGTGGAGATGCACTGGCAACCCACCCGGGGTTGTGGGGCCACTGCCGGCTCCACCCGCCATCCCGCCCCACCTGCCaagggggatggggtgggggtcAAGGGGCCCCCGGGATTAACTTTCCAGCAAGGAAGAGCAACGTCATCTTCCCGGCCCCGCCAGAGCTCCGGCGAGCTCTTCGGGGAGGTCAGGAAGGGGTCCTCACATTTTCCATGGAAAGAAAGTGTACCTAATATTGGGGAAATATTCGAAGGGGTCTCTGCGCCATATATTGTGTAG
- the LOC123518054 gene encoding glycine receptor subunit alpha-4-like isoform X1, protein MNFALTPIYFIASVWCVATPSPAAAQGDCPIEKAIQTIGHPFLARVIPCDYVKEYPPPTEDSNPVSVNFAMLIQDINSINAADMDFRVDLFLHMTWVDRRLNLSHLASGQAFHTLPSYVIDHIWTPDPYVTNAKDAAITKLTTTYASVTLYRNHTIKYSARVYSTIACQMEFYGYPMDVQTCAMIMQSFMYSSKEVEFDWRKWSPVMINPELRLLQFSLKQPLKNYVNRSTEDELGQKVIQLVVELEFSREIGHHLVQTFVPSFLVVALSWFSFWLGLEAIPGRVTLLVTSLLTITTLFTGIKEGLPPVAYVKAIDVWMAGCMVFIFAALGEFVVVRVLNVMHAAQRLHPSYLPPIPNSPSISPPQPPSPSPSVSSSSFLLPPSTTTPAAPLSQSDKYDQHLRRVTVISHGSRANNTAPTNTNNYNNGLISHHNHHRDHYTRHLHHNTNSRNRKPLDARENGHVGLSVGVGIGSSEDSGGGGTRPGLRSNWDPEAGWMGVGRVAPPTGRPRQQIGRLSLQWIDPKTGEKKILWKEIDKASRVVFPLMFLLFMLIYFPILVSRAF, encoded by the exons cgtgtggtgtgtggcgacGCCCTCTCCTGCCGCCGCGCAGGGTGACTGTCCCATTGAGAAGGCCATCCAGACCATTGGACACCCCTTTCTGGCCAGAGTGATTCCATGTGACTACGTCAAGG AGTACCCGCCCCCCACCGAGGACTCCAACCCCGTCTCAGTGAACTTCGCTATGCTGATCCAGGACATAAACTCCATCAACGCCGCAGACATGGACTTCAG aGTGGACCTGTTCCTACACATGACCTGGGTGGACCGTCGCTTGAACCTGAGTCACCTCGCCTCGGGTCAAGCCTTCCACACACTGCCCTCCTACGTCATCGACCACATCTGGACCCCTGACCCCTACGTCACCAATGCCAAGGATGCTG cCATCACCAAGCTCACCACAACGTACGCCTCGGTGACACTGTACCGTAACCACACCATCAAGTACTCAGCCCGCGTGTACAGCACCATAGCCTGTCAAATGGAGTTCTATGGTTATCCTATGGACGTGCAGACTTGCGCCATGATCATGCAGAgtt TCATGTATTCCTCTAAGGAGGTGGAGTTTGACTGGAGGAAGTGGTCACCCGTCATGATCAACCCGGAGCTCAGATTGCTGCAGTTCTCACTCAAACAGCCACTCAAGAATTACGTCAACAGGTCCACGGAAGACGAGCTTGGCC AAAAGGTGATCCAGCTGGTGGTGGAGCTGGAGTTTTCGCGAGAGATCGGACACCACTTGGTGCAGACGTTCGTGCCGTCCTTCCTGGTGGTGGCGCTGTCCTGGTTCAGCTTCTGGCTGGGGCTGGAAGCAATACCGGGCCGGGTCACGCTGCTGGTGACCTCCCtgctcaccatcaccacgctCTTCACCGGCATCAAAGAGGGACTGCCGCCTGTCGCTTATGTCAAG GCCATAGACGTGTGGATGGCTGGCTGCATGGTGTTCATCTTTGCCGCCCTGGGAGAGttcgtggtggtgagggtgctgAACGTCATGCACGCCGCCCAGCGCCTCCACCCCTCatacctccctcccatccccaaTTCACCCTCCATCAGCCCGCCCcagcctccatctccctccccatccgtctcctcttcctccttcctcctgccaccctccaccaccacgccagCAGCGcccctg TCCCAGTCCGACAAGTACGACCAGCACCTACGGCGGGTGACCGTCATCTCCCACGGTAGTCGCGCTAACAACACCGCGCcgaccaacaccaacaactacaacaatggCCTCAtcagtcaccacaaccaccaccgcgaCCACTACacccgccacctccaccacaacaccaacagcaggAACCGCAAGCCTCTGGACGCTAGG GAGAACGGACACGTGGGGCTGAGCGTGGGCGTGGGCATAGGCAGTAGTGAGGACAGCGGGGGCGGCGGAACACGGCCTGGCTTACGGTCAAACTGGGATCCTGAGgctgggtggatgggtgtgggtCGTGTGGCGCCACCTACGGGCCGCCCACGCCAGCAGATTGGGCGGCTGAGTCTGCAGTGGATCGATCCAAAGACCGGAGAGAAGAAGATTTTGTGGAAAGAAATTGACAAAGCTTCGAGAGTTGTGTTTCctctcatgtttcttttgttcatGCTGATTTACTTTCCCATCTTGGTGTCCAGggccttttga